One Candidatus Mikella endobia genomic window carries:
- the tadA gene encoding tRNA adenosine(34) deaminase TadA has protein sequence MNNNYFDELWMNQALKLTERAKNKGEVPVGAILILNNSIIGEGWNSSIEYNDPTAHAEIIALRQGGQRIGNYRLIKTTMYVTLEPCLMCVGAMIHARINRLVFGASYKKNKTKEHLKKIFKDQYINHKIILNSGIQEQQCSLQLSNFFKNCRINKKKNSKCY, from the coding sequence ATGAATAATAATTATTTTGATGAATTGTGGATGAATCAAGCTTTAAAACTAACTGAACGTGCTAAAAATAAAGGAGAAGTACCAGTAGGTGCAATATTAATATTAAATAATAGTATTATAGGAGAAGGGTGGAATAGTTCTATAGAATATAATGATCCCACAGCTCATGCTGAAATTATAGCTTTACGTCAAGGAGGACAAAGAATTGGTAATTATAGATTAATAAAAACAACCATGTATGTTACATTAGAACCATGTTTAATGTGTGTTGGGGCAATGATACATGCTAGAATTAATCGTTTAGTATTTGGTGCTTCATATAAAAAAAATAAAACAAAAGAACATCTTAAAAAAATATTTAAAGACCAATATATAAATCATAAAATAATATTAAATAGTGGTATACAAGAACAACAATGTTCATTACAACTTAGTAAT
- a CDS encoding mechanosensitive ion channel family protein yields MIKPEIRIFIKTLFIHIGYMLILLLILSILGIQWNNLSWIFSALTVGISFILQEIVKNYISGIILLIEKPIKIGDFISINGIEGDIRCINVRATEIQLEDQSIVIIPNYQLISQNVRNATINNIQGIVTIVLTFSLENNLEKVCLLLLEIYKKHKEIQITPIPFINLNQLTSSGIELSITGFVKNPRIVNSIKNELIFEILNMIRSNEFKLL; encoded by the coding sequence ATGATCAAACCTGAAATACGTATTTTTATAAAAACATTATTTATTCATATAGGATATATGTTAATACTTTTATTAATATTATCTATTTTAGGTATTCAATGGAATAATTTATCTTGGATTTTTAGTGCGTTAACAGTAGGAATTAGTTTTATTTTACAAGAAATTGTAAAAAATTATATTTCAGGAATAATTTTATTGATAGAAAAACCTATTAAAATAGGAGATTTTATTAGTATTAATGGTATAGAAGGAGATATACGTTGTATTAATGTACGTGCTACAGAAATTCAATTAGAAGATCAATCAATAGTAATAATTCCTAATTATCAGTTAATATCTCAAAATGTACGAAATGCTACTATAAATAATATTCAAGGTATAGTTACTATTGTATTAACATTTTCATTAGAAAATAATTTAGAAAAAGTATGTTTACTTTTATTAGAAATTTATAAAAAACATAAAGAAATTCAAATAACACCAATTCCTTTTATAAATTTAAATCAGTTAACTTCTTCTGGTATAGAATTAAGTATAACAGGTTTTGTTAAAAATCCACGTATAGTAAATTCTATTAAAAATGAATTAATATTTGAGATACTCAACATGATACGTTCTAATGAATTTAAATTGTTATAA
- the trpS gene encoding tryptophan--tRNA ligase: MSKPIVFSGAQPSGELTIGNYIGALSQWVNMQNDYNCIYCIVDLHAITTRQNIQHLRKTILDFIALYLACGIDPSKSTIFIQSHVPEHSQMSWLLNCYTYFGELKRMTQFKDKSAQYSKNINSGLFNYPVLMAADILLYQTNKVPIGEDQKQHLELSRNLAKRFNTLYGDIFVIPEPFISNNNMRIMSLLNPKKKMSKSDINNQNIISLLEKPKSLINKLKGAITDSDNPPIIRYDPIDKPGISNLLNILSKITNTPITKLEKNFTGKMYGYLKNTVTDALLEMLTSLQNRYYALRADETYLNTILKEGAQKAKIQANLTLTKSYKAIGFITEL; this comes from the coding sequence ATGAGTAAACCTATTGTATTTAGTGGAGCACAACCATCAGGTGAATTAACTATTGGCAATTATATAGGAGCACTAAGTCAATGGGTTAATATGCAAAATGATTATAATTGTATTTATTGTATCGTTGATTTACATGCTATAACTACTCGTCAAAATATTCAGCATCTACGTAAAACAATACTAGATTTTATTGCTCTTTATCTTGCATGTGGGATAGATCCATCAAAAAGTACAATTTTTATACAATCACATGTACCTGAGCATAGCCAAATGAGTTGGTTACTTAATTGTTATACATATTTTGGTGAACTTAAAAGAATGACTCAATTTAAAGATAAATCAGCTCAATATTCTAAAAATATAAATTCTGGATTATTTAATTATCCAGTATTAATGGCAGCAGATATTTTACTTTATCAAACTAATAAAGTACCCATTGGAGAAGATCAAAAACAACATTTAGAATTAAGTCGTAATCTTGCTAAAAGGTTTAATACTTTATATGGTGATATATTTGTAATACCTGAGCCGTTTATTTCTAATAATAATATGCGAATAATGTCATTACTGAATCCTAAGAAAAAAATGTCAAAATCAGATATTAATAATCAAAATATTATTTCTCTTTTAGAAAAACCTAAATCTTTAATTAACAAATTAAAGGGAGCTATAACTGATTCAGATAATCCACCAATAATACGTTATGATCCTATAGATAAACCAGGAATATCTAATTTACTTAATATTCTTTCTAAAATTACAAATACCCCTATAACTAAATTAGAAAAAAATTTTACTGGAAAAATGTATGGTTATTTAAAAAATACAGTTACTGATGCTTTATTAGAAATGTTAACTTCATTACAAAATCGTTATTATGCTTTACGTGCTGATGAAACTTATTTAAATACCATTTTAAAAGAAGGAGCCCAAAAAGCTAAAATTCAAGCAAATTTAACTTTAACTAAAAGTTATAAAGCTATTGGTTTTATTACTGAATTATAA
- the aroK gene encoding shikimate kinase AroK, giving the protein MAEKRNIFLIGPIGAGKSTIGRKLAEQLNLEFFDSDKEIEQRTGADLSWVFDVEGEDGFRYREEKVINELTKKQGIVLATGGGSVKSSKISNILSSRGIVIYLKTTIDKQLYRTYRDKKRPLLQVENTQREILTILAKERNPLYEKIANITICTDEQSVYMVANKIINILKNN; this is encoded by the coding sequence ATGGCAGAAAAACGCAATATATTTTTAATTGGACCTATAGGTGCAGGTAAAAGCACTATTGGACGTAAATTAGCTGAACAGCTAAATTTAGAATTTTTTGATTCTGATAAAGAAATTGAGCAACGTACTGGCGCTGATTTAAGTTGGGTATTTGATGTAGAAGGAGAAGATGGATTTCGTTATCGAGAAGAAAAAGTTATTAATGAACTTACTAAAAAACAAGGTATAGTTTTAGCTACTGGAGGTGGTTCTGTAAAATCTTCAAAAATAAGTAACATATTATCTTCTCGGGGAATTGTTATTTATTTAAAAACCACTATTGATAAACAGTTATATCGTACATATCGTGATAAAAAACGTCCATTATTACAAGTAGAAAACACACAACGTGAAATATTAACAATTTTAGCTAAAGAAAGAAATCCACTTTATGAAAAAATAGCAAATATTACTATTTGTACTGATGAACAAAGTGTTTATATGGTTGCTAATAAAATTATTAATATATTAAAAAATAATTAA
- the sucC gene encoding ADP-forming succinate--CoA ligase subunit beta, whose product MNLYEYQSKQLFTKYGLPIPIGYICNSLIEVEELSSKIIFGNWIAKCQIYAGGRGKAGGVKVIKSKEELICFAKQWLGKRLITSQTDTIGQIVNSILVETATYISKELYLGVVIDRSISSIVFLASTEGGIEIEQIAEKTPHLIHKIKLDQLMGPQFYQGRKLAFQLGLSGKQVSHFIKIFMGLATLFLERDLDLVEINPLVITNNNDLICLDSKLSVDNNALFRQSELRNIYNNSYKEKSEKNAVKLQLNYIALEDGNIGCMVNGAGLAMGTMDIIKLYGGQPANFLDIGGGATKERVTEAFKLILLNKKVKAILVNIFGGIVRCDLIADGIISALSKININIPVIVRLEGNNAPQGIKLLANSMLNIIAANNLIDAVKQVIAVVKDK is encoded by the coding sequence ATGAATTTATATGAATATCAATCAAAACAACTTTTTACTAAATATGGATTACCTATCCCAATAGGTTACATTTGTAATTCACTTATTGAAGTAGAAGAATTATCTTCTAAAATTATTTTTGGTAATTGGATTGCAAAATGCCAAATTTATGCAGGAGGTCGGGGGAAAGCTGGAGGAGTGAAAGTAATAAAATCTAAAGAAGAACTAATTTGTTTCGCAAAACAATGGTTGGGTAAGCGACTAATTACTTCTCAAACAGATACTATAGGTCAGATAGTAAATTCTATTTTAGTAGAAACAGCTACTTATATAAGTAAAGAGCTATATTTAGGGGTAGTAATTGATCGTAGTATTTCTAGTATAGTATTTCTAGCTTCAACTGAAGGAGGGATAGAAATTGAACAAATAGCAGAAAAAACTCCACATTTAATTCATAAAATTAAATTAGATCAATTAATGGGTCCACAATTTTATCAAGGTCGTAAATTAGCATTTCAATTAGGACTATCTGGCAAGCAAGTTAGTCATTTTATTAAAATTTTTATGGGATTAGCAACTTTATTTTTAGAACGAGATTTAGATCTTGTAGAAATTAATCCTCTAGTAATTACTAATAATAATGATCTTATATGTCTTGATAGTAAACTTAGCGTTGATAACAATGCATTATTTCGTCAATCAGAATTACGTAATATTTATAATAATAGTTATAAAGAAAAATCTGAAAAAAATGCTGTTAAGTTGCAGTTAAATTATATAGCTTTAGAAGATGGTAATATTGGTTGTATGGTAAATGGTGCTGGATTAGCTATGGGAACAATGGATATAATTAAATTATATGGCGGCCAACCAGCTAATTTCCTTGATATTGGAGGGGGAGCTACTAAAGAACGTGTAACAGAAGCTTTTAAACTTATTTTATTAAATAAAAAAGTTAAAGCAATATTAGTTAATATTTTTGGCGGTATCGTTCGTTGTGATTTAATTGCTGATGGTATCATCAGTGCTTTATCTAAGATAAATATTAATATTCCTGTTATAGTTCGTTTAGAAGGTAATAATGCTCCACAAGGGATAAAGCTATTAGCTAATAGTATGTTAAATATTATTGCCGCTAATAATTTAATTGATGCAGTTAAACAAGTTATTGCTGTAGTAAAGGATAAATAA
- the sucD gene encoding succinate--CoA ligase subunit alpha — translation MSILINKNTKVICQGFTGNQGTFHSKKALIYGTKLVGGVTPNKGGTKHLGLPVFNTVHEAVNKTCATTSVIYVPAPFCKDSILEAIDAGIELIVCITEGIPVLDMLIIKAQLEKSKIFMIGPNSPGIITPGECKIGIMPEDIHNPGLIGIVSRSGTLTYEAVKQTTEAGLGQSTCVGIGGDSITGSNFIDILKLFEADQQTKAILLIGEIGGNAEEEAALYIKNNIHKPVISYIAGVTAPKGKHMGHAGAIIAGGKGTANAKFKALESAGVTIVRNITDIGNTLKKFFL, via the coding sequence ATGTCTATATTAATTAATAAAAATACTAAAGTTATCTGTCAGGGGTTCACTGGTAATCAAGGTACTTTTCATTCTAAAAAAGCATTAATTTACGGTACTAAATTAGTAGGGGGAGTTACACCAAATAAAGGTGGAACTAAACATCTTGGATTACCAGTTTTTAATACTGTACATGAAGCAGTTAATAAAACTTGTGCAACAACATCTGTTATTTATGTTCCAGCACCATTTTGTAAAGATTCTATCTTAGAAGCAATAGATGCTGGTATTGAATTAATTGTTTGTATTACTGAAGGTATTCCTGTTTTAGATATGTTAATAATAAAAGCACAACTAGAAAAAAGTAAGATATTTATGATAGGACCAAATTCTCCAGGTATAATTACTCCTGGAGAATGTAAAATTGGTATTATGCCAGAAGATATTCATAATCCTGGATTAATAGGTATTGTATCTCGTTCGGGAACATTAACTTATGAAGCTGTAAAACAAACTACTGAAGCTGGTTTGGGACAATCTACTTGTGTAGGTATAGGTGGAGATTCAATCACAGGATCAAATTTTATTGATATATTAAAACTTTTTGAAGCTGATCAACAAACAAAAGCTATTTTGTTAATAGGTGAAATTGGAGGCAATGCAGAAGAAGAAGCAGCTCTTTATATTAAAAATAATATACATAAACCAGTAATTAGTTATATTGCTGGAGTAACCGCTCCAAAAGGAAAACATATGGGTCATGCTGGAGCTATTATTGCTGGAGGAAAAGGTACAGCAAATGCAAAATTTAAAGCTTTAGAATCTGCAGGAGTTACCATTGTACGTAATATCACTGATATAGGTAATACTTTAAAAAAGTTTTTCCTCTAA
- a CDS encoding cytochrome ubiquinol oxidase subunit I, whose product MSNIVLLSRLQFALTAMYHFLFVPLTIGMALLIAIMETIYVILNKKIYKDMTKYWGKLFAINFTLGIATGIIMEFQFGTNWSYFSHYIGDIFGAPLAIESLMAFFLESTFIGLLLFGWNQLGKIQHLSVTWLVALGSNLSALWILIANGWMQNPIASYFNYETMRMEIISFIDLILNPVAQVKFLHTITASYCTGAIFILSISSYYILNKRNIDFANRSFIIATLFGIIFVLLVIILGDESGYKLGEVQKTKLAAIEAVWNTESAPASFTLFSFPNQNKQMNNLVTMRIPYILGIIVTRSTNRQIIGLKDLMTQYEIRIRNGIKVYNLLEQLRSGNTDFFLYKEFNYFKHNLGYGLLLKSYTKNIIECNEQYIREATKNSIPYVKPIYFSFRLMVISGLLMLLLIFLCFLTILYNSIGKHRWLHYILLYSIPLPWIAIESGWFIAEYGRQPWAINEILPTTIAHSTLTYTDILISIIFICILYLLVLIIEIYLLFKFIYLGPNINNIYDKKIFFKK is encoded by the coding sequence ATGTCTAATATTGTTCTTTTATCAAGATTACAGTTTGCATTAACAGCTATGTATCATTTTTTGTTTGTACCATTAACTATTGGTATGGCATTGTTAATAGCTATAATGGAAACAATTTATGTTATTTTAAATAAAAAAATATATAAAGATATGACTAAATATTGGGGAAAATTATTTGCTATTAATTTTACTTTGGGTATTGCTACAGGAATTATTATGGAATTCCAATTTGGAACTAATTGGTCATATTTTTCTCATTATATTGGTGATATATTTGGTGCCCCATTAGCTATTGAAAGTTTAATGGCATTTTTTTTGGAATCTACTTTTATTGGTTTATTGCTTTTTGGTTGGAATCAACTGGGAAAAATTCAGCATCTGAGTGTTACTTGGTTAGTAGCACTTGGTTCTAATTTATCAGCTTTATGGATTTTAATTGCTAATGGATGGATGCAAAATCCTATTGCATCATATTTTAATTATGAAACGATGCGTATGGAAATAATTAGTTTTATTGATCTAATTCTTAATCCAGTTGCTCAAGTAAAATTTTTACATACGATAACTGCAAGTTATTGCACTGGAGCTATATTTATACTTAGTATTAGTTCTTATTATATCTTAAATAAACGTAATATCGATTTTGCAAACAGATCATTTATAATTGCAACTTTGTTTGGTATAATATTTGTATTGTTAGTAATTATATTAGGAGATGAATCAGGTTATAAATTGGGAGAAGTACAAAAAACAAAACTAGCAGCTATAGAAGCTGTATGGAATACAGAATCTGCACCAGCATCTTTTACATTATTTAGCTTTCCTAATCAAAACAAACAAATGAATAATTTAGTAACTATGCGAATTCCTTATATATTAGGTATTATAGTTACTCGTTCTACAAATCGTCAAATTATTGGTCTGAAAGATTTAATGACACAATATGAAATTCGTATTCGTAATGGAATAAAAGTATATAATTTGTTAGAACAATTACGTTCTGGTAATACAGATTTTTTTTTGTATAAAGAATTTAATTATTTTAAACATAATTTAGGTTATGGATTGTTACTTAAAAGTTATACTAAAAATATTATTGAATGTAATGAACAATATATTCGTGAAGCAACTAAGAATTCTATTCCTTATGTAAAACCAATTTATTTTTCTTTTCGGTTAATGGTTATTAGTGGATTATTAATGCTCTTATTAATATTTTTATGTTTTTTAACTATATTATATAATTCTATAGGTAAACATCGTTGGTTACATTATATTCTATTATATAGTATTCCATTACCATGGATTGCTATAGAGTCTGGTTGGTTTATTGCTGAATATGGTCGTCAACCATGGGCTATAAATGAAATATTACCTACTACAATAGCACATTCAACACTTACTTATACTGATATTCTTATTTCTATAATATTTATTTGTATATTGTATCTATTAGTATTAATAATAGAAATATATCTATTATTTAAATTTATATATTTAGGACCTAATATTAATAATATATATGATAAAAAAATATTTTTTAAGAAATAA
- the cydB gene encoding cytochrome d ubiquinol oxidase subunit II: MFNYELLRFFWWLLIGLFIIGFTITEGFDMGVGMLIRFYCYSNIEKKIMINTIAPHWDGNQVWLITVVGIVFTIWPIVYATIFSGYYLYIILLLISLFFRSIGFEFRSKINNVQWNNLCDWGIFIGSFISPIIIGIIFGNLLQGIPFYIDVYMRINYIGNVLQFFNIFNFLVIIITLAMFLTQGSTYLQIHTNNNSQIQISYITKLTTLITILIFLLIIILMKKIDGFTITSIIDQSAHSNILHKEVKYHAGAWMINYYNYPLLLIVPLLGILLPLFTIIFSYTRCNKWAFIFSSFTIICIILTLGITIFPFIIPSIKMPNSSLTIWDATSSRVNLKFMLIITIILLSIIFIYTIWCYYNMFNSFVKKNM; this comes from the coding sequence ATGTTTAATTATGAATTATTACGTTTTTTTTGGTGGCTATTAATTGGTTTATTTATAATAGGATTTACTATAACTGAAGGATTTGATATGGGCGTTGGAATGTTAATACGCTTTTATTGTTATAGTAATATTGAAAAAAAAATAATGATTAATACAATTGCTCCACATTGGGATGGTAATCAAGTTTGGTTAATAACTGTTGTTGGAATTGTATTTACTATTTGGCCTATAGTATATGCTACAATATTTTCTGGATATTATTTATATATAATTTTATTACTAATTTCTTTATTTTTTCGTTCCATTGGATTTGAATTTCGATCAAAAATAAATAATGTTCAATGGAACAATTTATGTGATTGGGGTATATTTATTGGCAGTTTTATTTCACCGATAATTATTGGAATTATTTTTGGTAATTTATTACAAGGTATACCATTTTATATAGATGTATATATGCGTATCAATTATATAGGTAATGTTTTACAATTTTTTAATATATTTAACTTCTTAGTAATTATTATTACATTAGCAATGTTCCTTACTCAAGGAAGTACTTATCTTCAAATACACACTAATAATAATTCGCAGATACAAATATCTTATATAACAAAATTAACAACATTAATAACTATTTTAATATTTTTATTAATAATAATTTTAATGAAAAAAATTGATGGTTTTACTATTACTTCAATTATTGATCAATCTGCTCATTCTAATATTTTACATAAAGAAGTAAAATATCATGCTGGAGCATGGATGATAAATTATTATAATTATCCTCTATTATTGATAGTACCTTTATTAGGTATATTATTACCTTTATTTACTATAATTTTTAGTTACACAAGATGTAATAAATGGGCGTTTATTTTTTCTTCATTTACTATTATATGTATTATATTAACTTTAGGTATTACTATATTCCCTTTTATAATACCATCAATTAAAATGCCTAATTCTAGTTTAACTATATGGGATGCTACTTCAAGTAGAGTAAATTTAAAATTTATGTTAATTATAACAATAATATTATTATCAATAATATTTATTTATACTATTTGGTGTTATTATAACATGTTTAATTCTTTTGTTAAAAAGAATATGTAA
- the dnaQ gene encoding DNA polymerase III subunit epsilon, whose protein sequence is MSTNITRQIILDIETTGMNKFGIPYQGHRIIEIGAVEIINRRITGNYFHSYIKPNCPIDTEAFKLHGISNNFLKNKCIFAEIAENFVKFIYGSELVIHNACFDIGFINYEFKMLNPSIANINTFCKITDSLLLARKIFPGKRNNLDALCDRYLIDNSKRTHHSALIDAKILAEIFLFMTSGQIIIPFLHEDEQEKNQCKKYMQIQRVHHSKMIRKIIYANNEENLAHEKILYFIQNKYGKCLWWI, encoded by the coding sequence ATGAGTACTAATATTACACGACAAATTATTTTAGATATAGAAACTACTGGAATGAATAAATTTGGTATTCCTTATCAAGGACATCGAATTATTGAAATTGGAGCAGTAGAAATTATAAATCGTCGAATTACAGGAAACTATTTTCATTCATATATAAAACCTAATTGTCCTATTGATACTGAAGCATTTAAATTACACGGTATTAGTAATAATTTTCTTAAAAACAAATGTATTTTTGCAGAAATAGCAGAAAATTTTGTAAAATTTATTTATGGTAGTGAACTAGTTATTCATAATGCTTGTTTTGATATTGGTTTTATAAATTATGAATTTAAGATGTTAAATCCTAGTATTGCTAATATTAATACATTTTGTAAAATAACAGATAGTTTGTTACTAGCAAGAAAAATATTTCCAGGAAAACGTAATAATTTAGATGCATTATGTGATCGTTATTTAATAGATAACAGTAAACGTACTCATCACAGTGCTTTAATTGATGCAAAAATATTAGCAGAAATTTTTTTATTTATGACTAGTGGTCAAATAATTATACCATTTTTACATGAAGATGAACAAGAAAAAAATCAATGTAAAAAATATATGCAAATACAAAGAGTGCATCATTCTAAAATGATAAGGAAAATTATTTATGCTAATAATGAAGAAAATTTAGCTCATGAAAAAATATTATATTTTATACAAAATAAATATGGTAAATGTTTATGGTGGATATAA
- the rnhA gene encoding ribonuclease HI: protein MCQQIEIFTDGSCLGNPGPGGYCAILYYKKLVYKKYKKIFSAGYQLTTNNRMELMAAIIALESLKEKCKVVIITDSQYLRQGITQWINNWKQNSWKTSNKKPVKNVDLWKRLDIAIKPHNLRWNWIKGHSGHLKNERCDEIARTAAHNPKLKDIGYCLEYTIKNNDL, encoded by the coding sequence ATGTGTCAACAAATTGAAATTTTTACTGATGGTTCGTGCTTAGGTAATCCTGGTCCAGGCGGCTATTGTGCTATACTTTATTATAAAAAACTTGTTTATAAAAAATATAAAAAAATTTTTAGTGCTGGTTATCAATTAACTACTAATAACAGAATGGAATTAATGGCTGCTATTATTGCACTAGAATCTTTAAAAGAAAAATGTAAAGTAGTAATTATTACTGATAGTCAATATCTTCGCCAAGGAATTACTCAATGGATTAATAATTGGAAACAAAATTCTTGGAAAACTTCTAATAAGAAACCAGTAAAGAACGTTGATTTATGGAAAAGATTAGATATAGCTATTAAACCTCATAATTTACGTTGGAATTGGATAAAAGGACATTCAGGTCATTTAAAAAACGAACGTTGTGATGAAATTGCACGTACTGCTGCCCATAATCCAAAATTAAAAGATATTGGTTATTGTCTAGAATATACAATTAAAAATAATGATTTATGA
- the gltX gene encoding glutamate--tRNA ligase: protein MKIKTRFAPSPTGNLHIGSIRTALYSWLFACKNQGKFVLRIEDTDLERSTKLSIEAILDSMNWLNLNWDEGPYFQTERLNRYNFIMNDMLLKKTAYKCYCSKERLTYLRQLQLIQKEKPKYDGYCRNNDKYHADNEPYVVRFSNPQTGTIIFNDLIRGTIQVKNQEMDDLIIRRTDGSYTYNFCAVIDDFDMEITHVIRGEDHINNTPRQINILKAIGAPIPYYAHVSMILGDDGKKLSKRHGAVSIMQYREDGFLPEALINYLIRLGWSYGDQEIFSIEEMKQLFSITAINKSASIFNIKKLLWLNHYYLNKLPAEYIAKHLIWHINKQGIDIKSGPKLIDLVNILNKRCKTLKEMAINCCYFYKDFIEFDDNAVKKYLCPIAIKSLHHIYKKLVILNDWTPTSIQLIIKKTADELHISINNICMQLRVAVTGLSKSPAIDVTLYTLGKLRSISHIEQALKLIVSKVK from the coding sequence ATGAAAATTAAAACACGTTTTGCTCCTAGTCCTACAGGTAATTTACATATTGGTAGTATACGTACTGCTTTGTATTCATGGTTATTTGCTTGTAAAAATCAAGGTAAATTTGTCTTACGTATAGAAGATACTGACTTAGAACGATCAACAAAATTATCTATTGAAGCTATTTTAGATAGTATGAATTGGTTAAATTTAAATTGGGATGAAGGTCCTTATTTTCAAACTGAACGTTTGAATAGATATAATTTTATTATGAATGATATGCTTTTAAAAAAAACTGCATATAAATGTTATTGTTCAAAAGAAAGATTAACATATTTACGTCAATTACAATTAATACAAAAAGAAAAACCTAAATATGATGGATACTGTAGAAATAATGATAAATATCATGCGGATAATGAACCTTATGTTGTACGATTTAGTAATCCACAAACAGGAACAATTATTTTTAATGATCTAATCCGTGGTACTATTCAAGTTAAAAATCAAGAAATGGATGATTTAATTATTCGTCGTACTGATGGATCATATACTTATAATTTTTGTGCTGTAATTGATGATTTTGATATGGAAATTACTCATGTTATTCGAGGTGAAGATCATATAAATAATACACCACGTCAAATAAATATTTTAAAAGCTATTGGAGCACCAATTCCTTATTATGCTCATGTATCAATGATATTAGGTGATGATGGAAAAAAACTTTCTAAACGTCATGGTGCCGTAAGCATTATGCAATATCGTGAAGATGGGTTTCTACCAGAAGCATTAATAAATTATTTAATAAGATTAGGATGGTCTTATGGTGATCAAGAAATTTTTAGTATAGAAGAAATGAAACAACTTTTTAGTATTACAGCTATAAATAAGTCTGCTAGTATATTTAATATTAAAAAATTACTTTGGCTGAATCATTATTATTTAAATAAATTACCTGCAGAATATATTGCTAAACATCTTATTTGGCATATTAATAAACAAGGTATTGATATTAAATCAGGTCCTAAATTAATAGATTTAGTAAACATTTTAAATAAACGTTGCAAAACTCTTAAAGAAATGGCAATTAATTGTTGTTATTTTTATAAAGATTTTATTGAATTTGATGATAATGCAGTGAAAAAATATTTATGTCCTATTGCTATAAAATCATTACATCATATATATAAAAAACTAGTAATACTTAATGATTGGACACCAACTTCAATACAATTAATAATTAAAAAAACAGCAGATGAATTACATATTAGTATTAATAATATATGTATGCAATTACGTGTTGCAGTTACGGGACTTAGTAAATCTCCTGCTATTGATGTTACTTTATATACACTAGGTAAATTACGATCAATATCTCATATTGAGCAAGCATTAAAATTAATTGTTTCTAAAGTTAAATAA